The Lycium barbarum isolate Lr01 chromosome 4, ASM1917538v2, whole genome shotgun sequence nucleotide sequence tgttgcttggttggagattctttgagttgatttggggagaaaattaaactccattgtggggaaagctatgaagaacaccaagtgggtttctttaaattcttgattgtttgatcaaattaattgatgaactttgttctacttggtgttaggaagcttcctttcacatttgggtttgtttggattataatcactgttttcccaaatcaaattaaaaaaaaatctgaagaaaaaagaacgaaaaatctggaaaaaaaaaccaaggttgaaaaatctaatcttgttaaagaaaatcagggatgatgatgttgatgaagatgaaaGAGAATTAGGTATGGGTTTTCGGATCCTCATATTGAAAATGGAGTATGGAAaattgagagatttttttttttttttacaagaagAAGAGTAGATGGATGGAGGAAGGCCTGTTGTACAGTCCTGTACAAGATTATCTCAAAGATGCTAGCTACCAGATTACAAAAAGCCATATTCTCAATTATATGCAATGCTCAGGCTGGGTTCATTCCAGGCAGACAGATTGTTGATAATGTGATCCTAGCCCATGAACTGGTCAAGGGGTATGCTAGAAAAAACTCCTGCCCTAGGTGTATGATTAAGATAGACCTAAAGAAGGCCTATGACTCAGTGGAAGGGATATATCTTGAACAGGTTATGGAGGGACTTGGTTTTCCTCAGAAGTTCATGAGGTGGACCCTGGAGTGTGTAAAGACAGTTAATTACTCAATCATTATCAATGGTGAGCCTACTCCTCCTTTTGAGGCTGCAAAGGGGCTCAGACAAGGGGACCCCATATCCCCTTTTCTGTTTCCCATTGCCATGGAATACCTAAGTAGGGGATTGAACTCATTGAAAAATCACTCAGGCTTCAAACACCACCCCAGATGTGCAAAACTAGGCATAACACACCTTAGTTTTGCTGATGATCTGCTACTATTTGCTAAGGGCGATCTAGAGTCAACTGCTGCTTTAAAACAAGTATTTGAAATGTTTTCTACTTCCTCTGGTCTGCAAGCTAATATGGAAAAGAGTTCTGTCTATTTTGGAGGTGTGAAGCAATCTATAAGAGAGCAAATACTCCAACAGTTGGGATTTGGGCAAGGAGAAATGCCATTCGGGTACCTGGGAATCCCTTTATCCACCAAGAAGATGTCCATCTTACAATGGCAACCACTCATTACTAAAATGGTTACTAGAATATCTTCCTGGACTACAAAACAACTTTCATATGCAGGCAGAATTCAGCTTGTACAATCAGTTTTATTTGGTATTCAGGCTTTCTGGGCACAACTATTTCAAATCCCCTCTAAGGTAATGAAAGCTATTGAGGCTCACTGTAGGAGTTATGTGTGGTCAGGGATGAATTCTATTACGAAAAAGGCCTTAGTGTCTTGGGACAGGCTTCGTACTCCCAAACGTGTAGGAGGCTTGAATCTGATTAATTTACACGTGTGGAACAAAGCTGTTCTTCTTAAAAAGTTCTGGGACCTGACCCACAAACAGGATTAAATGTGGATTAAATGGGTGCATATGTACTACTTAAAAAATCAACAGCTGGAAAATTTCACCATGCCTAAGCAGGCAAGCTGGATGCTAAGAAAGATCTTGGCAACACAACCTACTTGGAATGAACTGCAGCAACCACTTAAAGCTGGCAAGAGTATAGTAAGACAAATATATCTACAACTCTTGGAATATAATGTGAGAGTGCCATGGAAATGCATGATGTTCAGGAATGCAGCAAGGCCTAAAGCTATTTTCACGCTGTGGCTCCATATTCAAGATAGACTTCTTACAAAAGAGAGACTGGTTGCATGGGATATGGACATTGAACCTAAATGCATATTCTGTGATGCATTACTGGAAACTAGAGATCATTTGTTTGTGCTAGTGTCCCTTTGCATGCTCCATGTGGACTAGACTATTTGTTTGGTTACAGAAAGATCATCCAGGACCTGTAAATTGGAACACTCACCTACAGTGGTTAATTAAAAGTAGCAAGGGGAATTCTCAAGCTGCGCAAGTGGTGAAAATGGTTTATACAGAGGGTGTCCATGCCATATGGATAGAGAGAAATCAAAGGCAATTTGAGCAAATGAGCAGATCTGTGGAAGTAGTAGCAAAGGAAGTGGCAGTTACATGTAACATCAGGGCACTACCTGGTATTCAGCAACTTCTAAGACAGTACATCTTCTAGCTACTAGATAGGATCCTATAGTCTATGTGTCCCCCTGCTATGATCTCAACAGTTTGCACCTTCCATGATATTGGAGGTCTGCGCTAGTATCCCCCCTCTTAGCAGGATATGGTCAGGTGTGTTTTTTTACTTGAGACAGCAGACTGTGTTATGTCTAGCTGTGGTATTGTAATGATCACTTTTGGCAATTAATAAAGCTAagttaattaccaaaaaaaaaaaaaggatccttAGATATAGAATAGTGATAAATTCTAATAAATATTAAAAAGATGcaaataacaaattaacaatggaCCACGATATCAGTACTGATGGAGTCATGAATTCTAATTAAGGATTAAAAAGATGCTAAATTGCCCCCACCTAAGATCAAACTTGTGACTCTAAGAGCCCGTTTGATTGGTTATAAGTTgatcaaaccagcttataagtcatttttaacttatttgagtgtttgacaaaaatagaaaacagcttaaattaagttaaaaagtgctaaaaataagccaaaaccaagaagttgctcaacccatttttttttttttttttggcttaaaagccattttggtttgaccaacaactttacccttttatcccttatattttctgctaattccaatactacccttcaaaaaactctttaagcacttttatccaatcacgtaactgcttatttataaaataactttcagcacttaaaagtacttcgagcacttatgcttaaaagccacttttttccaactaatccaaatgggctctaaaGCAATTTTCAAATGACCTTTATCACTATATTTGAAGGATTTGTTATGTCAAATCAAAGGAATTCTAACAATTTATATATTTACCTATAAAAAGTACTTTCACCAATTTGTTTACAAAGAAAATTCAATTGCACCTTCTTTATGCGTAGCTAGGCCAATGGTGAATCTAGACCATAACCTATGCATCGAAGGGAACCCGCTTTTGTTTAAATCTTGTATCTATAAATTCactaaatatctataaatattttattCAAAACTCAATTATTATTACATATTAATTAATAAAATCGACATAGcaacccataaacttcaaatcttaGATCCGCCTCGGAGCTCGGTCTCACACTGTATACGGGCAAAACCAAGAGCAAGGGTACCCTCGATTTCCCGTCAAGAAACTTATGATTATGATGGTCGTTACTGGATCAGACAAGTCCTAATCAGGGTCAAGATCAAGCGATGGATCGTAGCAAGACCGAGCACATCTGATCCCGGGTCACTGAGTTTGGTTGGAAGTGGATACCAAGATAGGACAAGAAGGCGGTTAACAATGATGAACGAGGGTCCGAAATATCCTCTATCAGCTAGATATGGCAGCACCGATTTTTCTTGTTAGTAACTGAAGATTTTGTTCCTTATTTAAACTTGTATTAGGtttaggactcctctactatataaaggggAGGACCACTTTATTTTTTGTTGGTTGTATTACACGCACAAAACATACTAAGCAATATAATCTGATTCTAAGTGTTATCAAACTCTCTGTGAATTCTACAATTGTTCATTCATTGACCACTGTACCACGAGCTCGATTTCGAGGACCCGAGCCAACCGATTGGTCGCTCCCAGGATCAATCGTTGTTTTATTGTGGTTTGATTGTTCTTACTCGCTTTTGCACTATTATTTATTGCTTTATAATTATTCGTATTAAATTAAACCGCATATGCTTTGAACCccgtacaaatttaattgttatctaTTTTAAGGGAAAATAATTTGGTGCCCACCGTGAGGCCTAGGATAATGGTGGTGGTTTTATACGAATTTCGATAACGCACGTTATTTTTCGCTTGCTCTTTGAAGTTTGATTTCAGGACTATTGAACATGTCAGACTCTCACTCTGTTAACTTTCATGTTGAATCAAGCCACCACGGGGAAAATGACAACGGGGTACCTAATAACGACTTACCCCCAGTTGATCCAAATGAAGCCGATCCTCACTCTCAAAACGCTATCAACACCTACCGATCATTGGTGCGTGACGCACATGCAGATGGAGGCAATGGAGCCACATTGCAACAGCTCAGGAATCAATTAGAGATGGCTATGGCACAATTACAGGCCCAACAAGGGGTTATAGCTCAATTACAAAACCAGAATCGAGCACCCAACACTGTTCAGTACGAACAGGCCGAGAAAACAGCCCCGAGAGAGGAAAGGAACATTGCTGAGAACAACGGGAATGGGCCCGGGCAAACCGCTGAAATGATAAGAAAGCCCGAGGAGCTGACAAATCGGGTAGAGACAAATGATAAGAAACTGGAAACTTATAATTTGAGGGTCGATCAACTCCCAGGAGGACCTCCGGTATTGAAGGGTCTGGACTCCAAAAAGTTTATTCAGATGCCTTTCCCCCCAAGTGCTGCACCGAAGCCATTCCCGAAGAGATTCCGAATGCCTGATATTCCTAAATACAAAAGGACCACTGACCCGAACGAGCATGTAACCGCGTACACATGCGCTGTCAAGGGAAATGACCTCGCAAAAGATGAGATAGAGTCGGTGCTGCTCAATAAATTCGGATAGAGACCTTGTCGAAAGGAGCAACGGTATAGTATCATAATTTACCCGAACAATCTATTTATTCGTTTGCTATGCTTGTAGATGCCTTTGTCAAAACTCATACTGGAGCCATAAAAGTGGAAGCGAGAAAATCGAACCTGTTCAATGTCAAACAGCGGGAGAACGAGACACTCCGAAGGTTTGCGGCCTGGTTTCAAATGGAACGTATGGATCTGCCACCTGTACAAGACGATTAGGTTGTTCAAGCATTTAATCAGGGACTCAACCAAAGAAGTTCGATCACATCTCTAGAATTGAAGCAAAATTTGGTGGAGTACCCAACAACCGCGTGGGCCGATGTACACAACAGATAGCAGTCAAAAATCAGGGTCGAGGACGATCAATTTCTAAGGAATGCATCGATATCGTTACGACCGTACAAAGAAAATGATCAATCGAGGAGGGCGACATATCGAGAATCAAGACAATCTCGTGATAGGTATCAGCCTTATCGACCCGATCGAAGGGGCCACGGACGGGATAATTTCTTCACTAGGAACGATAGAGGGAACGACTGCGGTCCGAGAAATCGGGAACTGATGAATAAGAATGGTTCAGACAAACCATTGGGAAGTAAAGATGCCCTAAGAATATTCGAATACAGTTTCAATGTGGATGTAGCAAGCATAACAGCGGCTCTCGGCCGCATTGGAGAGACGAGGTAGCTGAGGCCTCTCCAGTCCGACCCGGATCGAAAAGATAAAAGATTGATTTGCAAGTTCCATGGTACTTACGGGAACATAAACGAGGATTGTCGGAAACTAAGGGAGGAAGCCGCTCGGTTATTTAACTTGGGGCTCCTTCGGGAATTCCTAAGTGAATGAGCTAAGACTCACTTCAAAAATAAGGATGCCAACAAGCAGGTCGAGTAGGAAGAACCTCAAGATGTGATCAACACGATCATTGGGGGAGTGGACGTTCCCCAGGGATATATATTGAAACGCACCAAAGTCTCCATCATAAGAGAGAAGCGAACTCGTAATTATGATCCCGAGGGTTTCATCTCGTTCAGCGACGAGGACATATAAGGCATCGTATAGCCTCACAACGATACACTGGTAATATTTGTACTTGTCAATAAATTTCGAATTAAACGTGTGGTagttgatccaggtagctcagTGAATATCATTCGATGGAGAGTCCTCAAACAACTGGATTATTAGACCAGATCATGCTAGCAGTCCGAGTAATTAACGGGTTCAACATGGCATGCGAAACGACGAAGGGTGAAAGCACCCTATCGGTCAACATGTCGGGAACCACGCAACAGGCTTAGTTTATGTGATCGAAGGTGACATGGGATACAACGCCTTGTTTGGAAGTCCGTGGATACATAACATGATGGCAGTGCCTTCAACTATACACCAAGTGCTGAAATTCTCGACCCCAGAGGGAATTAAGACGGTCCGTGGTGAGCAGCAGGCTGCAAAAGAGATGTTCGTGGTCGAGGAAGTAGCCCCCCCACTAAGCTTCCGATACTGAAATATGGGAAGTCAAACAAAGGGGAAGACGCCAAATAACAATCACAAGTTCCGATCTCGGTGTCCTTGAAAGATCGGGAAAGGAACGCACCAGATAAAGAAATCGACTATAGGGTCCCGAGATCCGTCGTGGTACCCGATGATTCAGACGCCACTAAGTCAACGGTCGAGGAACTTGAGCAAGTTATACTGTTCGTTCATCTACCGGACAGGatggtatacctgggcacgaggTTAACCTCCGAGCTCAGGAAAAAATAtattgaatttcttaaaaataacacTGATTGCTTTGCCTGATCCCATTTAGATATAACAGGTATCCCACCGGAGGTGACAACTCACAAGCTGAGTCTGGACCCAAGTTTTCCTCCAGTTAAACAAAAAAGAAGGTCACAGCCCGAGGTCAAGCATGCATTCATCAAAGATGAGGTATCTAAACTCCTTAAAATAGGATCCATTCGGGAAGTTAAGTACCCGGATTGGTTAGCTAATGTAGTAGTCGTAcctaaaaaggaaaataagtttaGAATGTGCATAGATTATAACGATTTAaataaggcatgcccgaaggattcatttcctttgccCAGCATCGATCAAATGATCGACGCTACGACAAGGCACGAGATGCTGAGTTTTCTcaatgcctactccgggtataaccaaatacAGATGGACCCGGATGACCGATAAAAACTTCTTTTGTGACAAGGTTTGGcacatattgttataatgtaataCCTTTTGGCTTAAAAAATATCGGTGCCAcctatcaacgcctagttaaccaCATGTTCGAACAGCAAATAGGAAaatcaatggaagtttatatagatgacatggttGTTAATTCCCTGcgagcagaggaccatttaaaataTTTGTAGGAAACTTTTGACTTATTATGGAAATATAACATGAAGCTGATCTCGAAAAAATGTGCCTTCAGTGTAGGTTCGGGTAAGTTTCTCGGCTTCATGGTATCGAATCGAGGGATCGAAATCAACACGGATAAGATAAAGGCAATAAAAGATATCACCGTTATAGACGACATCAAAGGGGTGCAAAGATTGACCGGGCAGATAGCTGCACTAAGCCGTTTCATCTCCAGATCCTCGGATAAAAGCTATCAGTTATTCTCATTGCTGAAGAAAAAGATCCATTTCTCCTGGACCCCCGAGTGTCAGAAGGCTTTAGAAGAACTCAAAAGGTATTTATCGAGCCCACCTTTGCTACACACACCAAAGGCAAACGAGCAGTTGTACCTGTACTTGGCGATGTCTGAGATAGCGGTAAGTGGCATCTTGGTTAGAGAAGAAGAAGGTACGTAATACCCAGTTTATTATGTGAACAGAACCTTAGGTGACGCTGAAACCAGGTACCCACGCTTAGAAAAATTAGCACTTGCTTTATTGAGTGCATCCAGgaaaattaaaaccttactttcagtgTCATCCCATATGTGTCGTAACATCATACCCCTTAAGAAATGTTATGCATAAACCCGAACACTCAGGCCGGTTAGCAAATTGGGCTGTCGAGATTAGTCGCTACGATATTGAATATAAACCCCGAACTGCTATCAAATCCCAAATACTAGCGGACTTCGCGGCCAACTTTACACCGGCCATGATCCCCGAGGTCGATAAAGAATAACTCCTTACCTCGGGGACTAGTTCGGGGGTTTGGACCTTATTCATAGACGGTGCCACCAACATGAAAATGTCCGGGATAGGGATCGCTCTTAAACCCCTATTGGTGATATAATAAGACAATCAATTAGTTTTGTGAAATTGACTAATAATGAAGCCGAACacgaggctatgattgcaggtctaTAACTGGATAAAATCTTGGGTGCCGAGATCATTGAGGCCAAGTGTGATTCCCTCCTCGTAGTCAATCAAGTAAACGGTACGTTCGAAGTCAAGGATGACCGGATGTGGAGATACTTAGAAAAGTTACCGGTGGTACTGCATCGATTCAAAGAGTGGATGCTGGAGCACATACCTCGGGATTAGAATAATGAGGCTGACGCTTTGGCAAACTTAGGCTCGTCGGTAGAATTTGAAGGATTCAATTCCGGAGCGATGGTGCAGTTGATGAGTTCGGTAATAGAAACCGGTCACTCTGAAGTAAACTCGACCGGCTTAACTTGGGATTAGAAAAACAAATACGTAGATTACCTCGAGTTGGGAAAGTTGCCTCCTGTCCCCAAAGAATCGAGGGCTTTTCGAACCAAAGTGGCGAGATTTTGTTTGATTGATGGCCAGTTGTACCGAAGATCATTCTATGGCCCATTAGCAAGGTGCTTAGGTCCCGGGGAAATCGACTATGTGATGAGAGAAATCCATGAGGGAACTTGTGGAAACCATTCTGGTGCAGAATCGTTGGTACGAAAGTTGATCAAGGCCGGGTATTACTGGAGTGACATGGAGAAAGATGCGAAGGACTTCGTTCAAAAATGCAATGAATGTCAAAGGCATGCCCCTTCGATACATCAACCGGGGGAATTACTTCATTCGGTCCTTTCCCCTTGGCCGTTCATGAAATGAATAATGGATATAGTAGGGCCCTTACCCTGGGCTCAGGGCAAGGCTCAGTACATTTTGCTCATGACGGACTActtctctaaatgggttgaagcaagGGCGTTCGAGAAGGTTAGAGAAAAGGAAGTTATTGACTTTATTTGGGACCATATATTTTGTCGGTCCGGGATACCAGCAGAAATCACATGTGACAACGGGAAAAAATTCGTAGACAACAAAGTTAGTAAGTTCTTGGAACAGAACAAAATCAAAAAGATATTGTCAACTCCATATCACCAAAGTGCGAACGGTCAAGCGGAGTCAACAAATAAAATCATACTGCAGAACTTAGAGAAAAGGTTGTCCGATTCAAAACACAGGTGGATGGAGATTCTGCCCGAGGTCTTGTGGGCATATCGAACAACTGTAAGATCTAGCACCAgggaaaccccgttctcattggtATATGGAGCTGAGGCATTGATACATGTCGAAGTCAGTGAACCGAGCATAAGATTCTGGTAAGCTACGGAGGCTTCGAATAAAGAGGCAATGACTGACTGACTAAATTTAGTGGACGAAAGGCGACAGGCTGCCTTTGTTCGATTAGCAGCTCAAAAGCAAAGGATGAGAAGatactacaaccggagggccaacCTCAGACATTTTCAGGTTGGGGACTTGGTCTTGTGAAAAGTAATGCTCCATACCAAAAACCCTAACGAGGGAAAATTAGGCCCGAACTGGAAGGACCGTACAGAATCACCGGTATAACCAGGAAGGGTTCGTACCAGCTCGAGTTCGAAGATGGGAAGCAGCTACAGAACAACTGGAACGTTGCCCGTCTGAAACGATACTACTGTTGAGGTATGAATTATTCTTTACATTTCAAATTTTTGAGGCAAACCCGTGCAGGTATACAACAAGGATGGACATCGAGAACTTCACATTGGAAGCCAAAAGGCCATAAAgctaggactgaaagcacgtgttgcactctttttccctacgtccggttttgtcccgaagtgggttttctgacgagatttttaatgaggcagcgtcGTACAGCGTGCTGCCCAAAGTTAGAGAGACCGGTCAACAGTACTCGAGCCCTCATACTTCGGCCTCTAGCACTCTAGGACTATCATACCTCGAGCAAAATGCACAACCCCCAAGGCAACCATGCTCGGATTTAACCATGCAAACTTTCCatttttataaaggtaaaattaaatatgaTGCAGAAAATTTGGGAGGGATTAAGAGGTGGGTGTAGAGAATCAAAGAGGAAATTATGATAATAAGAAATAAGTTTAATTGAAGTGGAGATTCATATACCTAACCCCACCTTGTTTGAGACTGCTATCGTCTACTTCTAGTGGCCTCAATATGCTGTGTGGTACCTATTCAAACCCAAGGCTTTAACGTTAGGGTTCATTGTAAGGTCCAAACGATAGATTGAATCGTGCCCGCTTAGTCTGTTCTAGCCATGGTAACAATTGTAGGCATGAATATAATTGTTCGCCCCCAATCTGATCAATAACCTTAGAAATTTCTTCAAAGTATCATTCTTCTATGACTCTTTCTCTTACATTGATATATTCGATTACCATGATGCATCTAAAAGGTATCGGGCCCCAAAAGTCGGATGTATAAAAATCGAAGGCTAAAGCCCAAATTATTCAAGACTACGGTCTAAAGTATTAAATACTATGGTCTAAATTATTTAAGACTATGGTCTAAAGTATTAAAGACTAAGGTCTAAATTATCAAAGACTAAATTCAAAATTATTAGCCAAAATTATTAAAGGTTGCGGTGTAAAACATCAAAAACTACGGCTGAATAAGATCCGAGGCCTTAGAGACTTCGATCTAAAAAAATAGTGCAACTTGGAGACGTCTGAGCATGCAAACACGAAAATAAAGCTCATACATATTCAATAAACTACCACCAGTCAGAACTAAGAGACCACCGGTCTTATAGTTATTTCTAAAACTTTTTGCAGAAAGGATATCAAATAAAGGATAAATGAATATCGAACAAAGAAAGATATCAAATAAGTAGAAAGATATCGAACAAATGAATATCAAACAAATGATTGTTCTAAATCCTAAGCAGAAAGGATAAATGAATATCGAACAAAGAAAGATATCAAATAAAGGTGAACAAAAACTTTTGTATATATATCCAAAATATTAACAAAGGCTCGAAAAACAGCCTCGAGATTAAAAAGGCACAAAAATTACatatagacaaaaaaaaaagtctaaGGCATTTAAGCATGTTATTCATCTATGCCACCAGAACCTCCGTCGGAATCAGCATCGTTGTCCGACCCCTCGGACTGATACTTGGCTTTCACCTCTACCTCGATCTTCTTGGCCTCCTTGATCATGGCTGACACGTCTTCTCCCCCGGCTTGGACTTCCTCTAGTGTCTCCCTTTAGGATAAGCACCGCATATATTCAGCCCTGGCGCTGCTCCGAGCCTCGGTCGATTCAACATCGTCCTTGTACTGAGCCAACATCTCATTAACATCGGAGAGTTGCACCGAGACCTTGTCAAGTTTGAGCTTCAGCTCATTATTTTCACGGCCAAGGGTATCACGTTCTATCTCAGCCGAGGTAAGTTATGGCCGGAGTTCTCCATTGAGCCTAGACCATTAACCGGTCTTATCCTCCGCTACCTGAAGCCTCTCCTTGGTCGATGCCAAATATTTCTTTAGGGCATATCTCTCCGACCAAGGTCGTCCGTCTTGCTTTTGAAGGCTTTAAGTTTAGCCTTGAGTCCGTCAAGCTTAGACCGAAGCCGGTTGATCAAGGTTACTCTCTCCTGGGCCTAAGAAGTAATAGCGTTAGCTTCAGCT carries:
- the LOC132637107 gene encoding uncharacterized protein LOC132637107 is translated as MPKQASWMLRKILATQPTWNELQQPLKAGKSIVRQIYLQLLEYNVRVPWKCMMFRNAARPKAIFTLWLHIQDRLLTKERLVAWDMDIEPKCIFCDALLETRDHLFVLKDHPGPVNWNTHLQWLIKSSKGNSQAAQVVKMVYTEGVHAIWIERNQRQFEQMSRSVEVVAKEVAVTCNIRALPGIQQLLRQYIF